Below is a window of Flavobacterium sp. N2820 DNA.
CTGGTTCCATTTATTTATTGGCAACTAATGGGATAACCAATTTGAAAACTAAATTTTTAGGTCCAATCACGCCTATAGGAGGATTACTGTTGATATCGGCTTGGAGCTATTTATTTTACTCAATTTTAAGTAAAAAACCATAATTTAAAACGCTATCTGAAATTAAATTTATAATTTTGCACTTTATTAAATACACAACATAACAAAGAATTTATGGATACGAATGCCCAAATTACGAAATCGATTTCGTTAGAAAAATACGGAATCGTTAATGTATCAGAAATAATCTACAATCCTTCATATGAATTTTTATATAATGAAGAATTAAATCCAACTTTAGAAGGTTTCGAAAGAGGTCAATTGTCTGAACTTGGTGCGGTAAATGTAATGACAGGTGAATTTACAGGTCGTTCTCCAAAAGATAAATATATAGTAAAAGACAGTGTTACCGAAAACACCGTTTGGTGGAATTCTGATAAAGCTGCAAACGATAACAAGCCTATTTCTCAAACTACATGGAATGCTTTAAAAGAAACCACGGTTAAACAGCTTTCTGGAAAAAGATTGTTTGTTGTAGATGCTTTTTGTGGCGCTAATGAAGATACAAGATTAAAAGTTCGCTTTATCATGGAAGTGGCTTGGCAAGCGCATTTTGTTAAAAATATGTTCATTCGTCCAACAGAAGCAGAATTGGAAAATTTTGGTGAGCCAGATTTTATTGTAATGAATGGCTCAAAAACAAGTTTCAAAGACTATGCTGCACACGGATTAAATTCTGAAGTATATGTTGCGTTCAATTTAACCGAGAAAATTCAGTTAATTGGTGGAACTTGGTATGGTGGTGAGATGAAAAAAGGATTGTTCTCAATGATGAACTATTACTTGCCATTACAAGGAATTGCCTCAATGCATTGTTCTGCGAATAAAGGAAAAGATGGAGATGTAGCTGTTTTCTTCGGATTATCGGGAACAGGAAAAACCACTTTGTCTACTGATCCAAAGCGCGAATTAATTGGAGATGATGAACACGGATGGGACAATGATGGTGTTTTTAATTTTGAAGGCGGTTGTTATGCGAAAACAATTGATTTAAGTGCTGCTAATGAACCAGATATTTTTGGGGCCATTAAAAAAGATGCATTATTAGAAAATGTAACTCTTGATGCGGATGGAAAAATTGATTTTAAAGATGGCTCAGTTACACAAAATACACGTGTTTCTTATCCAATTTATCATATTGATAACATTGTAAGACCCGTTTCTAAAGCAGGTCACGCTACAAAAGTTATTTTCTTAACAGCTGATGCATTTGGAGTAATGCCACCCGTTTCTAAATTAACACCAGAGCAAACAAAATATTATTTCTTATCAGGATTTACAGCTAAATTAGCAGGTACAGAAAGAGGAGTAACCCAACCAGAACCAACATTTTCAGCTTGTTTTGGAAAAGCATTCTTGTCTTTACATCCAACAAAATATGGCGAAGAACTTGTTAAGAAAATGGAGCAACATAATGCTACAGCTTATATGGTAAATACAGGTTGGAACGGTACAGGGAAACGAATTTCTATCAAAGATACTAGAGCAATTATTGATGCTATTTTAGATGGTTCTATTGAGAAAGCAGCAACAAAAACAGTTCCGGTATTTAATTTTGTTGTGCCTACGGCTTTACATGATGTAAATCCTGCTATTTTAGATCCAAGAGATACCTACGCTGATGCAGCAGAATGGCAAACAAAAGCAGAAGATTTAGCTTCAAGATTTATTAAAAATTTCGTACAATATACAGACAATGAAGAAGGTAAAAACCTTGTTGCTGCGGGTCCAAAATTAGGATAAATAGATTATTAGTTCATAAAAAAAAGTCCCGAATTTTCGGGACTTTTTTTATGGTATTAAATAAAACTTTTTAATGTGTTTTAAATGATTGAAAAGAATCTTTGGATTTATTTTCCTTTATTGGCTTCAGCAACATATTTTTCTAAAGCAC
It encodes the following:
- the pckA gene encoding phosphoenolpyruvate carboxykinase (ATP) translates to MDTNAQITKSISLEKYGIVNVSEIIYNPSYEFLYNEELNPTLEGFERGQLSELGAVNVMTGEFTGRSPKDKYIVKDSVTENTVWWNSDKAANDNKPISQTTWNALKETTVKQLSGKRLFVVDAFCGANEDTRLKVRFIMEVAWQAHFVKNMFIRPTEAELENFGEPDFIVMNGSKTSFKDYAAHGLNSEVYVAFNLTEKIQLIGGTWYGGEMKKGLFSMMNYYLPLQGIASMHCSANKGKDGDVAVFFGLSGTGKTTLSTDPKRELIGDDEHGWDNDGVFNFEGGCYAKTIDLSAANEPDIFGAIKKDALLENVTLDADGKIDFKDGSVTQNTRVSYPIYHIDNIVRPVSKAGHATKVIFLTADAFGVMPPVSKLTPEQTKYYFLSGFTAKLAGTERGVTQPEPTFSACFGKAFLSLHPTKYGEELVKKMEQHNATAYMVNTGWNGTGKRISIKDTRAIIDAILDGSIEKAATKTVPVFNFVVPTALHDVNPAILDPRDTYADAAEWQTKAEDLASRFIKNFVQYTDNEEGKNLVAAGPKLG